One Hordeum vulgare subsp. vulgare chromosome 4H, MorexV3_pseudomolecules_assembly, whole genome shotgun sequence DNA window includes the following coding sequences:
- the LOC123446506 gene encoding uncharacterized protein LOC123446506 — MLCPASRARPCSAPTRGPARVACSPCSAPARAPALSMLRARAPSQPVLRLPCSAPVLRPCRCSASPAPRSCSAPCPVLHVPCITEEGAGGGGHGRMQDRRLAELRRLRLLMCR, encoded by the coding sequence ATGTTGTGCCCCGCGTCGCGCGCTCGCCCCTGCTCTGCGCCCACCCGTGGTCCGGCCCGCGTCGCGTGCTCGCCCTGCTCTGCGCCAGCCCGTGCTCCGGCCCTCTCCATGCTCCGCGCCCGTGCTCCGTCCCAGCCGGTGCTCCGCCTCCCCTGTTCCGCGCCCGTGCTCCGCCCCTGCCGATGCTCCGCGTCCCCTGCTCCGCGTTCATGCTCCGCCCCCTGCCCGGTGCTCCACGTCCCCTGCATCACAGAGGAAGGAGCTGGTGGAGGTGGGCACGGGCGCATGCAAGACCGGCGGCTTGCGGAGCTACGGCGGTTGCGGCTGCTAATGTGCCGGTGA